In one window of Oryza sativa Japonica Group chromosome 9, ASM3414082v1 DNA:
- the LOC9269322 gene encoding O-fucosyltransferase 6 isoform X2, with amino-acid sequence MASPPTSESAITSAGSASASGFDCLPDDLVHHVLSFLPAPDAACTSLLSRRWRNLWVSMPCLDIDVSDFHDASQFDRFMDHVLHLLDDSVPLRSFRLRSCWIDDSAVSWLRYAVKRKVPVLEYAERQGYFIHGCHDLISASSYLTKVVLEHVVLHDCHFGPLNNGCPALENLELLEVNIQFTEISSTSLKHLRIVNCMMDCKFWIRTPNLLTMCLDGVECKSSLYWTVLNNRSLFTVLEDWRYQIPAVHSGRSNGQDASVPRDYEDEDLSEDEDEDLSDGHHIEYNILGVLSHARSLKLVAPLREALFEGCLLTCPVFNNLKCLVFGDWCMDFDLYPLRCVLKQSPILEELCVELREKECEYCKEKAPPFSYSYGEILPFKCHRLKTVKIKCGERDERFIALVKLFFKISVCIEKFDLDRWFIAFVTVSSSSSEERNERVAPIDLWGSKLASNFFGCSNSSGKFLDSSVTTQPDRYLIIVTSGGLNQQRTGIVDAVVAARILNATLVVPELDQRSFWKDSSNFSEIFDINWFISFLAKDVNIIKEPPEKGGKAVKPYKMRVPRKCTPKCYLNRVLPALLKKHVIRLTKYDYRLSNKLDKDLQKLRCRVNYHALRFTDPIQELGEKLIKRMREKSRHFIALHLRFEPDMLAFSGCYYGGGEKEKRELGSIRKRWKTLHIGDPEKGRRQGRCPLTPEEVGLMLRALGYKSDVHIYVASGEIYGGEDTLAPLKLLFPNYHTKETLSTEEELTPFLAHSSRMAAIDFIVCDGSDAFVTNNNGNMAKILVGRRRYFGHKRTIRPSAKQLYPLFMNRSNISWDAFSSQVQTIQKGFIGEPMEITPGRGEFHANPAACICEKTGIKSVVGSDSRSNRETVNSTEISNKPIGGPTYPIYTDEEADRPDTEDDPSGIGEMIDMEAEDDSLASRVDSVLEEILSD; translated from the exons CCCCTGCGCTCTTTTCGCCTTCGTTCTTGCTGGATTGACGATTCTGCAGTCTCGTGGCTCAGATATGCTGTCAAACGCAAGGTCCCTGTTCTTGAATACGCTGAGCGTCAGGGATATTTCATCCATGGTTGCCATGATCTCATCTCGGCTTCTTCGTATCTGACTAAGGTGGTGCTCGAACATGTTGTGTTACATGATTGTCACTTTGGGCCATTAAACAACGGGTGCCCCGCCCTGGAAAACCTGGAGCTTTTGGAAGTTAATATCCAGTTCACAGAGATCTCGTCAACTTCACTCAAGCATCTGCGGATCGTCAACTGTATGATGGACTGTAAATTTTGGATCCGTACTCCAAATCTTCTGACAATGTGCCTTGATGGCGTAGAATGCAAGAGCTCACTATACTGGACCGTACTTAACAACAGGAGTCTTTTTACCGTCCTTGAGGACTGGCGGTACCAAATCCCAGCCGTCCATTCCGGGAGATCTAACGGCCAGGATGCCTCGGTACCGCGCG ATTATGAAGATGAGGACTTAAgcgaagatgaagatgaggacTTAAGCGATGGGCATCATATTGAGTATAATATCCTTGGTGTCCTTTCACATGCTAGAAGCCTAAAATTGGTAGCTCCGCTACGAGAG GCTTTGTTCGAGGGGTGCTTATTGACATGCCCGGTCTTCAACAACTTGAAATGTTTGGTATTTGGTGACTGGTGCATGGATTTTGACCTTTATCCACTACGCTGTGTTCTTAAGCAATCACCAATATTAGAGGAGCTCTGTGTGGAACTTCGTGAG AAAGAGTGCGAGTATTGCAAGGAAAAAGCACCACCTTTCTCGTACTCGTATGGGGAAATATTGCCATTTAAGTGTCATCGCCTTAAGACTGTCAAAATCAAATGTGGAGAACGTGATGAAAGATTTATCGCTTTGGTGAAACTGTTTTTCAAGATCTCAGTCTGTATTGAGAAATTTGACTTAGATAGGTG GTTTATAGCATTTGTCACTGTGTCAAGTAGCAGTAGTGAAGAG AGGAATGAAAGGGTTGCACCAATTGACCTATGGGGTTCAAAGCTCGCTAGCAACTTCTTTGGCTGCAGTAACTCTAGCGGAAAATTCCTTG ATTCCAGTGTTACCACACAGCCGGATCGATATTTGATTATTGTTACAAGTGGAGGTCTCAATCAGCAGAGAACAGGG ATAGTTGATGCTGTTGTCGCTGCACGCATTTTAAATGCAACGCTTGTTGTTCCCGAATTGGATCAAAGATCTTTCTGGAAAGATTCAAG CAACTTTTCTGAAATATTTGATATCAACTGGTTCATCTCATTTCTTGCAAAGGATGTCAATATTATCAAAGAACCTCCAGAAAAAGGGGGTAAAGCTGTGAAACCTTATAAAATGCGCGTCCCTCGAAAATGCACTCCAAAATGTTACTTAAACCGTGTATTACCTGCACTCCTGAAGAAACAT GTCATTCGCCTGACTAAATATGATTACAGGCTCTCAAATAAGCTGGACAAGGACCTGCAAAAACTGCGTTGCCGAGTCAACTATCATGCTTTGAGATTTACTGACCCAATACAAGAATTGGGTGAAAAGTTAATAAAACGAATGCGAGAGAAGAGCAGACATTTTATTGCTCTGCACCTGAG GTTTGAACCTGACATGCTTGCCTTTTCTGGGTGTTATTATGGTGGTggagaaaaggagaaaagagaACTAGGCTCCATTCGCAAGCGATGGAAAACTTTGCAT ATAGGCGACCCAGAGAAAGGAAGGAGGCAAGGTCGATGCCCACTAACCCCTGAGGAGGTAGGGCTAATGTTGAGGGCATTAGGCTACAAAAGTGATGTCCATATCTATGTTGCTTCCGGTGAGATATATGGAGGGGAAGACACTTTAGCACCCCTCAAATTGCTCTTCCCCAATTACCATACCAAAGAAACATTATCCACAGAAGAGGAATTGACTCCATTCTTGGCACACTCATCTCGCATGGCGGCAATTGATTTTATTGTTTGTGATGGAAGTGATGCTTTTGTAACTAACAACAACGGTAACATGGCCAAAATTCTTGTTGGGCGAAG GAGATATTTTGGCCACAAGAGAACAATCAGGCCAAGTGCTAAACAGCTCTATCCCTTATTTATGAATAGGTCAAATATTTCATGGGATGCATTCTCCTCACAGGTACAAACAATACAGAAAGGATTCATTGGAGAGCCCATGGAAATTACGCCTGGAAGAGGTGAATTCCATGCCAACCCTGCTGCCTGTATATGCGAAAAGACCGGCATAAAGTCTGTAGTCGGATCGGATTCCAGAAGTAACCGAGAAACTGTTAACAGCACTGAAATAAGTAACAAACCTATTGGTGGGCCAACATATCCTATCTATACCGATGAAGAGGCGGATCGACCTGATACTGAAGATGATCCTTCAGGGATAGGAGAAATGATTGACATGGAAGCTGAAGATGATTCATTGGCCAGCAGAGTAGATTCTGTGCTGGAGGAAATCCTTTCGGATTAA
- the LOC9269322 gene encoding O-fucosyltransferase 6 isoform X3, giving the protein MGQWRRRGQHHAQHQFPRRIALPGAALLLLFLAVSLVSFSLSVPPLTDHLGLASSSRRSLGSSSSRRRPPNTSGGEMDGLTSGGSSGIPARIAWVAPIDLWGSKLASNFFGCSNSSGKFLDSSVTTQPDRYLIIVTSGGLNQQRTGIVDAVVAARILNATLVVPELDQRSFWKDSSNFSEIFDINWFISFLAKDVNIIKEPPEKGGKAVKPYKMRVPRKCTPKCYLNRVLPALLKKHVIRLTKYDYRLSNKLDKDLQKLRCRVNYHALRFTDPIQELGEKLIKRMREKSRHFIALHLRFEPDMLAFSGCYYGGGEKEKRELGSIRKRWKTLHIGDPEKGRRQGRCPLTPEEVGLMLRALGYKSDVHIYVASGEIYGGEDTLAPLKLLFPNYHTKETLSTEEELTPFLAHSSRMAAIDFIVCDGSDAFVTNNNGNMAKILVGRRRYFGHKRTIRPSAKQLYPLFMNRSNISWDAFSSQVQTIQKGFIGEPMEITPGRGEFHANPAACICEKTGIKSVVGSDSRSNRETVNSTEISNKPIGGPTYPIYTDEEADRPDTEDDPSGIGEMIDMEAEDDSLASRVDSVLEEILSD; this is encoded by the exons ATGggccagtggcggcggcgcggccagcACCACGCCCAGCACCAGTTCCCGCGCCGCATTGCGCTGCCTGGCGCGGCCCTCCTCCTGCTTTTCCTCGCCGTCTCGCTcgtctccttctccctctccgtgCCACCGCTCACCGAccacctcggcctcgcctcctcctcccgacgATCCCTCGGGAGCAGCAgctcccgtcgccgcccg CCGAACACCTCTGGCGGCGAAATGGACGGCCTCACGAGCGGCGGCTCCTCCGGCATTCCGGCTAGAATtgctt GGGTTGCACCAATTGACCTATGGGGTTCAAAGCTCGCTAGCAACTTCTTTGGCTGCAGTAACTCTAGCGGAAAATTCCTTG ATTCCAGTGTTACCACACAGCCGGATCGATATTTGATTATTGTTACAAGTGGAGGTCTCAATCAGCAGAGAACAGGG ATAGTTGATGCTGTTGTCGCTGCACGCATTTTAAATGCAACGCTTGTTGTTCCCGAATTGGATCAAAGATCTTTCTGGAAAGATTCAAG CAACTTTTCTGAAATATTTGATATCAACTGGTTCATCTCATTTCTTGCAAAGGATGTCAATATTATCAAAGAACCTCCAGAAAAAGGGGGTAAAGCTGTGAAACCTTATAAAATGCGCGTCCCTCGAAAATGCACTCCAAAATGTTACTTAAACCGTGTATTACCTGCACTCCTGAAGAAACAT GTCATTCGCCTGACTAAATATGATTACAGGCTCTCAAATAAGCTGGACAAGGACCTGCAAAAACTGCGTTGCCGAGTCAACTATCATGCTTTGAGATTTACTGACCCAATACAAGAATTGGGTGAAAAGTTAATAAAACGAATGCGAGAGAAGAGCAGACATTTTATTGCTCTGCACCTGAG GTTTGAACCTGACATGCTTGCCTTTTCTGGGTGTTATTATGGTGGTggagaaaaggagaaaagagaACTAGGCTCCATTCGCAAGCGATGGAAAACTTTGCAT ATAGGCGACCCAGAGAAAGGAAGGAGGCAAGGTCGATGCCCACTAACCCCTGAGGAGGTAGGGCTAATGTTGAGGGCATTAGGCTACAAAAGTGATGTCCATATCTATGTTGCTTCCGGTGAGATATATGGAGGGGAAGACACTTTAGCACCCCTCAAATTGCTCTTCCCCAATTACCATACCAAAGAAACATTATCCACAGAAGAGGAATTGACTCCATTCTTGGCACACTCATCTCGCATGGCGGCAATTGATTTTATTGTTTGTGATGGAAGTGATGCTTTTGTAACTAACAACAACGGTAACATGGCCAAAATTCTTGTTGGGCGAAG GAGATATTTTGGCCACAAGAGAACAATCAGGCCAAGTGCTAAACAGCTCTATCCCTTATTTATGAATAGGTCAAATATTTCATGGGATGCATTCTCCTCACAGGTACAAACAATACAGAAAGGATTCATTGGAGAGCCCATGGAAATTACGCCTGGAAGAGGTGAATTCCATGCCAACCCTGCTGCCTGTATATGCGAAAAGACCGGCATAAAGTCTGTAGTCGGATCGGATTCCAGAAGTAACCGAGAAACTGTTAACAGCACTGAAATAAGTAACAAACCTATTGGTGGGCCAACATATCCTATCTATACCGATGAAGAGGCGGATCGACCTGATACTGAAGATGATCCTTCAGGGATAGGAGAAATGATTGACATGGAAGCTGAAGATGATTCATTGGCCAGCAGAGTAGATTCTGTGCTGGAGGAAATCCTTTCGGATTAA
- the LOC9269322 gene encoding O-fucosyltransferase 6 isoform X1: MGQWRRRGQHHAQHQFPRRIALPGAALLLLFLAVSLVSFSLSVPPLTDHLGLASSSRRSLGSSSSRRRPRNERVAPIDLWGSKLASNFFGCSNSSGKFLDSSVTTQPDRYLIIVTSGGLNQQRTGIVDAVVAARILNATLVVPELDQRSFWKDSSNFSEIFDINWFISFLAKDVNIIKEPPEKGGKAVKPYKMRVPRKCTPKCYLNRVLPALLKKHVIRLTKYDYRLSNKLDKDLQKLRCRVNYHALRFTDPIQELGEKLIKRMREKSRHFIALHLRFEPDMLAFSGCYYGGGEKEKRELGSIRKRWKTLHIGDPEKGRRQGRCPLTPEEVGLMLRALGYKSDVHIYVASGEIYGGEDTLAPLKLLFPNYHTKETLSTEEELTPFLAHSSRMAAIDFIVCDGSDAFVTNNNGNMAKILVGRRRYFGHKRTIRPSAKQLYPLFMNRSNISWDAFSSQVQTIQKGFIGEPMEITPGRGEFHANPAACICEKTGIKSVVGSDSRSNRETVNSTEISNKPIGGPTYPIYTDEEADRPDTEDDPSGIGEMIDMEAEDDSLASRVDSVLEEILSD, from the exons ATGggccagtggcggcggcgcggccagcACCACGCCCAGCACCAGTTCCCGCGCCGCATTGCGCTGCCTGGCGCGGCCCTCCTCCTGCTTTTCCTCGCCGTCTCGCTcgtctccttctccctctccgtgCCACCGCTCACCGAccacctcggcctcgcctcctcctcccgacgATCCCTCGGGAGCAGCAgctcccgtcgccgcccg AGGAATGAAAGGGTTGCACCAATTGACCTATGGGGTTCAAAGCTCGCTAGCAACTTCTTTGGCTGCAGTAACTCTAGCGGAAAATTCCTTG ATTCCAGTGTTACCACACAGCCGGATCGATATTTGATTATTGTTACAAGTGGAGGTCTCAATCAGCAGAGAACAGGG ATAGTTGATGCTGTTGTCGCTGCACGCATTTTAAATGCAACGCTTGTTGTTCCCGAATTGGATCAAAGATCTTTCTGGAAAGATTCAAG CAACTTTTCTGAAATATTTGATATCAACTGGTTCATCTCATTTCTTGCAAAGGATGTCAATATTATCAAAGAACCTCCAGAAAAAGGGGGTAAAGCTGTGAAACCTTATAAAATGCGCGTCCCTCGAAAATGCACTCCAAAATGTTACTTAAACCGTGTATTACCTGCACTCCTGAAGAAACAT GTCATTCGCCTGACTAAATATGATTACAGGCTCTCAAATAAGCTGGACAAGGACCTGCAAAAACTGCGTTGCCGAGTCAACTATCATGCTTTGAGATTTACTGACCCAATACAAGAATTGGGTGAAAAGTTAATAAAACGAATGCGAGAGAAGAGCAGACATTTTATTGCTCTGCACCTGAG GTTTGAACCTGACATGCTTGCCTTTTCTGGGTGTTATTATGGTGGTggagaaaaggagaaaagagaACTAGGCTCCATTCGCAAGCGATGGAAAACTTTGCAT ATAGGCGACCCAGAGAAAGGAAGGAGGCAAGGTCGATGCCCACTAACCCCTGAGGAGGTAGGGCTAATGTTGAGGGCATTAGGCTACAAAAGTGATGTCCATATCTATGTTGCTTCCGGTGAGATATATGGAGGGGAAGACACTTTAGCACCCCTCAAATTGCTCTTCCCCAATTACCATACCAAAGAAACATTATCCACAGAAGAGGAATTGACTCCATTCTTGGCACACTCATCTCGCATGGCGGCAATTGATTTTATTGTTTGTGATGGAAGTGATGCTTTTGTAACTAACAACAACGGTAACATGGCCAAAATTCTTGTTGGGCGAAG GAGATATTTTGGCCACAAGAGAACAATCAGGCCAAGTGCTAAACAGCTCTATCCCTTATTTATGAATAGGTCAAATATTTCATGGGATGCATTCTCCTCACAGGTACAAACAATACAGAAAGGATTCATTGGAGAGCCCATGGAAATTACGCCTGGAAGAGGTGAATTCCATGCCAACCCTGCTGCCTGTATATGCGAAAAGACCGGCATAAAGTCTGTAGTCGGATCGGATTCCAGAAGTAACCGAGAAACTGTTAACAGCACTGAAATAAGTAACAAACCTATTGGTGGGCCAACATATCCTATCTATACCGATGAAGAGGCGGATCGACCTGATACTGAAGATGATCCTTCAGGGATAGGAGAAATGATTGACATGGAAGCTGAAGATGATTCATTGGCCAGCAGAGTAGATTCTGTGCTGGAGGAAATCCTTTCGGATTAA
- the LOC4347773 gene encoding chitin elicitor-binding protein-like — translation MTAAMAPPQLVSVLVALLCVAAASPAGVGAARFVCNATAPRASTCQALVAYAPPNATTLAAVRALFQLRSHRALLASNGLPLSTPPSAPAPSPLRVRLPCLCSGGAGATFQRPTYRIRAGDTLDAIARGVFAGLVTYQDIAAANNVSDPNKIAVGQELWIPVPCSCDPVAGQPVVHYTYVVPPGASVAAIAQDFATTEATVLALNRMPDAKSLLAGQVLDVPLRACSSAISSTAIDRNLLVPNGSYILTANNCIMCGCSSYTWQLDCQPTQGISSSFCPASKCGDMFLGNTTTSPTSSCESTACSYAGYTNSTSFTILANLTTSSTCNAAAMSPMAQQAHSSAFRLASTWLRWTELIVCLHVIFLCVSFLNHV, via the exons ATGACAGCAGCAatggcgccgccgcagctcgTGTCCGTGCTGGTGGCGCTCCtctgcgtggcggcggcgtcgccggcgggggtgggggcggCGCGGTTCGTGTGCAACGCGACGGCGCCGCGGGCGTCCACGTGCCAGGCGCTGGTGGCGTACGCGCCGCCCAACGCCACCACGCTCGCCGCGGTGCGGGCGCTCTTCCAGCTCCGCTCCCACCGCGCGCTGCTGGCGTCCAACGGCCTGCCGCTCTccacgccgccctccgcgccggcgccctcgccgcTCCGCGTCCGCCTCCCCTGCCTCTGCtccggtggcgccggcgccaccTTCCAGCGCCCCACCTACCGCATCCGCGCCGGCGACACCCTCGACGCCATCGCCAGGGGTGTCTTCGCCGGCCTCGTCACCTACCaggacatcgccgccgccaacaaCGTCTCCGACCCCAACAAGATCGCCGTCGGCCAGGAGCTCTGGATCCCCGTGCCCTGCAGCTGCGACCCCGTCGCCGGCCAGCCCGTCGTCCACTACACCTACGTCGTGCCGCCGGGGGCCTCCGTGGCCGCCATTGCTCAGGACTTCGCCACCACGGAGGCCACCGTCCTCGCCTTGAACCGGATGCCCGACGCCAAGAGCCTTCTCGCCGGCCAGGTTCTTGATGTGCCGCTCCGAG CCTGCTCCTCTGCCATTAGCAGTACAGCTATAGACCGCAACCTCCTTGTTCCCAATGGAAGTTACATTCTGACTGCCAACAACTGCATCATGTGTGGCTGCAGCTCCTACACTTGGCA GCTGGATTGTCAACCAACACAAGGAATAAGCTCATCGTTCTGCCCAGCTTCAAAATGTGGAGATATGTTCCTCGGGAACACGACCACATCGCCGACATCATCTTGCGAAAGCACGGCGTGCTCGTATGCAGGGTACACCAATAGCACATCTTTCACCATCCTTGCCAATCTTACCACCAGTTCTACATGCAATG CTGCTGCGATGTCTCCAATGGCGCAGCAGGCTCACTCATCGGCGTTCAGGCTGGCATCAACGTGGTTGAGATGGACTGAGCTGATCGTTTGTCttcatgtcattttcttgtGTGTAAGCTTCCTCAATCATGTTTGA